The Arachis ipaensis cultivar K30076 chromosome B05, Araip1.1, whole genome shotgun sequence nucleotide sequence ttattttttgcaGGGTCATGGCCGACAACGGCGCGCCTCAAACCTCTCCGACTAATTACGAGCTGGTGGTTATGAATGCTACCCTCCTGGCTGAAGTCAAGCAAATGGCTGACCTTTTGGAAGCATCTCAAAACGGGAAGTCTAACACAGACGACCCTAAGAGCGTGACCTCAAACGGCACGCGACTTCAAGACTCGGGTTTCCAAGAGGTCATCCCACCAAAAGAAAAACTGACGATAGATAATTCCTTTTTGGAAGAAATCGTCAAGTTCCAAATGCCAAAGAATTTCGTTCTGCCTATGGCGCTCAAGCCATATGAAGGATTTGAAGATTCCCATATTCATATTAAGAAGTTCCAATCCATGATGTTCTTTAACAGTGCTTCTAACCTTATACTATGTCAATCTTTTTCAACTTTTTTAGATGGTGCTGCTTTACtttggttttctaagatttttgcaGCACtacaagaatttcacaaattagcgacgaatttttgtgagaaatattttttgtcactaatCCATCACTAACTTGCGAGGAATTAGTGACACACTAACGACAAAATTAATGAGCGGTCACAAAATATTCGAACTTGAAAAAAGTGACTGATTAGCGAGAGATTTACGCGTAAGTTTATTTCTCGCAGATTGACTTTTGTAGCTAAAAAAAGAGCGGAAAAAATTTCCtcgctaatttgtcacaaattaattagcgagtgacaatgttctagcaaatcagtcacttagcggttcaatcgaataaaagtaaagtagtgagtgatattattgtcactattccgtcgcaagtgtttgatatacaattagcgAGAAATAATTCACATACTAATTTGTCGCTAAATAAACTTTGTGTGAAAAGGCGAATTAGTGAGGAACAATGTTACTAGCTAATCTGTCacaaagacttgaaatacattttGCGATGGACAAATTCCTAACTAATTTGTcaccaaagtttttatttttagcgagcaactagtttctcgctaatttgtcgcATAATATAGTAAATTCAAAATTAGGCTAGCGACAGAAAACAGTTGTCGCTAATGAGTCGCTAAAGTGGAAATATGGATATTGAGTGCCTAGGACCTAAGTAGCGAGAAATTTGCGACCGTTTAACAACTGACACACTTCATTCACTGATTTCAAGTCGCTGATTAGCAGGCGAAATATATTTGTCGCTAAGTTGTCGCAAGTTTAATTTAGCGAATGACTTGGCAACAGCAATACTGTCACAAAGCAAAAGCTATATCCTacctattttgtagcaaattactcGCTAATCTCGTTGGAAATCCGTCACAGAGTTATAACAAATCCAAAGCTCACAGAGAAAATGTTAGAAGTAACTCGTCGCAATTGATTCACTAAAcaaaagcttatttagtgagGAATTAGCGACCGCTTAACAACTGATAGCTTTTCCTCACTTATTTCATGTTGCTACTAATTTGTGAGGAAACACGTTAGTCCTTATTCTGTCACTATTTTAACTAGCAGCTAACGTGCCtgttcagccgcttttctattgagtttaagaaattaaatttttatttttatttttaaaattataaatttaatattaataattaaaaataaattataaaaaataaaatacctAGTGCGAAGGAATACTTTaatgtaacactctaccacactaagctttacacttaagtcgtaaaacagagggggtgtggtattacgacctctaaaataaaatgagtatatatataatagcagaagtatatataaatgttattaaatttatttattttctcaatcatGTTTAATTAGAagcaattttaaaaatttatattcctaTCATTCTTTATCTCCATCAATAatactaataaataaaaaaatgtattttaaaaaatcttatcttgaacatctttaattttttttaattttattattttttaaaattattaatttgtatttttattatatcATCTTATCATATTATACactatccttttctcttataattttttatagaaaaatgctagggggccagcaatttttgtgatttgtagccatcaaatagccatcaatgatggttttaatggtatgagattggtgtgagatttcatccaatgactcacttttcatTTTATTAGGTTAAGCTtggctaaaataaaaaaataatgaggtTTATTTTAGCATGGCGACAAAATTAGTATTCTAACTAATATTCTAGGAAACATTAGCGACATACTCATTATTGATGATGGTGACAAATTAAATATTCCATTGCGACTGAAATATTTGTGAGATACCTATCGGTTTGTTAGTAGCTTAAAAGGAATCTGCGATGAATTTTTGTGATAATATTACAACTAATTGACTACATATTATTTTCTAGTAAGTTAGCGACTACTTTGTAACTTTATTTTCTCATTTAGAATAGTTTTGGTTTAGTGACAAAATTCCTACAGATTTGATTAAGGATTTTCAAAATTAGCTATAGATTTGTTACAAAATGTGACAGATTTGCAATCATATTAGCGGACAACTTGCGACGAGTTAGGTTCGAAAAAATTCCTCGCTAATTAGCATCACCTAAGCATTCCATTTTGTCTACGAAGTTAGCTTGCATTTAGCGATGAGTCTACTGCAGTAGAgtttgtcgctaattagcgactaccATTTAGTCTATTTTTTCTATGGAAttagcttttactttagtgatggATTTGCGACTATCTATTCGGTAGCTAAAAAACTTTCCGATGAATTAGCGACTGTTGTGTTTGCCTCACTGATCTGCGACTTGTATTTAGCGACGAAAGCATTAGTTGCTAGGCAGTAACTAATCCGTCACAAATTCTATTTTGCATCAGATTAGCGACGATTTTACGACTCTTTTTGTAGTAGCTAATTGGCCATATTCTTGTAGTGCAGGTTCAATCTCTTACTTTGAAGAATTAGCGAGATCCTTCATAGACTACTTTACAGCTTCAAGAATATACGTGCACGGATTCGATTACCTCGGCACTATCAAGCAAGGTCCACATGAGAGCTTGAAGGACTATATGACGAGGTTCGCCAAAGTGACGATGGAAATCCCGGACCTCAATCCTGAGATGCATCTGCACGCATTGAAGAGCAGCCTCAGTCCCGAGAAGTTCCAGGAGACCATCGTTGTTACCAAGCCGAAAACATTAGTAAAATTCTGAGAGAAAGCTGCGGGACAAATGGAGATCAAGGAACTCTGTGAATCTCAGCGGACAGAGAAGCAACAACCCCGTCGAGATGAAGAAAGACCACCAAGGTCTCACCCAAGAAAGGAGCTCAAAAAAACTTTCAAGCTTACTCCGAATTTTGACTCCTACACCAAATTTAATACAAAAAGGGAAGACATAATCAAGGAGATCCTTCACAACAAGCTTATAAAACCGTCGACTAAAGCAGGCAGTTACCAAGGCCAAAAGTATGTGGATAAAACCAAGCACTGTGCGTTTCATCAGAAGTTCAGCCATACCACAGATGAATGCGTGGTGGCCAAAGATTTACTAGAGAGACTGGCACGGCAAGAACTTTTGGATAAATACATCAGCAGACGAATGCAACAGGACACATCAACCTCGGTAGGAACAGAAAATCAAGCAACGAACACCGAAAAGGACTAATGGTAGCATAATCAATCTCATCTAAGAAGATTATCAATTACATATCAGGAGGATTTGCATGTGGAGGAGACACAAGCTCGGCCAGGAAAATAAGTTACTGAACCACGCTAACACTACAAAGTAACATACCAACAAAAGGATCTACCATCCCCATTCCGGAGATCACATTTACAAACACGAACTTCGGATCCAAAACTCCTAATTTCGATGATCCAGTAGTTATCTCAGTGGCAACAGGAGACTTATTGATTTGAAAAGTTTTGTTAGACCCGGGAAGTAGTGCCGACGTCATGTTCTTATCCACATTCAGGAAGATGAAACTAAATAACAAAGTGTTGCAACCATCCTCGGACAAATTGGTCGGATTTTTCGGGGAAAGAATCCCCGTAACAGGTTATGTCTGGGTGAGGACAACCTTAGGGGAATATCCTCACTCAAGGACTTTAGATATCCAGTATTTAATTGTTGATTGCTTTAGTCCTTATAATATTATCTTAGGAATACCATCTTTAAATGCTTTCAGGGCTATAGTCTCCACAATTCACTTGTGCGTCAAGTTTTGTACACAGGATGGAACTATAGCAATAGTACATTCAGATAGAAAGGAAGTAACGCAATGTTACAATGCAGGTCTTAAGATGAAGCAGACACTGATACCAAGGATAAATTCGGTCTACAATACCAATGATATACCAGATCTAGCCGAGCTGGATCCTCGGACCAATCATGAGCAACGACCTACCCTAACAGATGACTTGAGCAAGGTAAGCATTTCCAATAATAAGAATCAGAACACTAACATCGGTTCTGCTTTATCTGTAGGGTACACGAAGCAAATCACTGACTTACTCCAGGCAAATGCCGACCTGTTCTCTTGGAGCCCTGCTGACATGCCAGGATTAAACCCAGAAGCCATATGCCAGATACTCGCTTTGGATCCTAAAGCTCGTCTGGTGAAACAGAAGAAAAGATACTCAGGACAGGAAAAAATAGATGCGGCCGTCAGAGAAACACAAAAGCTATTAAGCGCGGGTTTCGTTCGAGAAATCCGCTTCACATCCTAGCTGGCGAATGGGGTAATGGTCAAAAAGAATTCTGGGAAATGGCGAATGCGTGTGGACTTCACTGACCTAAACAAGGCATGCCCAAAAGGCTCTTATTCATTGCCATGCATTGATAAGCTCGTCGACAATACATCTGGTTACAAAATACtaagcttcatggatgcatattcgAGCTATAACCAGATACTCGTGCACCCTTCGGATGAGGACAAGACGGCCTTCATAACTGACCATGAAAATTTTTGCTACAAAGTCATGCCTTTCGGCCTCAAGAACGTGGGCGCTACCTACCAACGCCTGAAGGACAAGGTATTTTAGAACCAGATCGGGTAGAATATGGAAGTGTACGTAGACGATATGGTCATCAAATCAGAGACCGAAGAAAAACACATGTCCGATCTCAAAGAGGTATTTGAGCAACTAAGAAAGTACAACATGTGGTTAAACCCTAAGAAATGCGCCTTCGGGGTACAAGGAGGGAAGTTCCTAGGATTCATGTTAACTCACAAAGGAATCGAAGCAAACCCCGACAAGTGTAAAGCAATCATAGAGATGAAATCGCCAACCCATTTTTTCAACACAATACGGAAGTCAAACAAATTTGAATGGTCGGATAAGTGTGAGACAGCCTTCGCCGAGTTCAAACAAATTCTATCATCACCCCGATATTGACAAGACCAACACATGGTAACCCACTCTATTTATACCTTTCAGTTTCTGCTAACTCAATTTCATATGTACTTGTCACAGAAGCAGGTCAAGAGCAGCACCCGGTCTACTTTATCAGTAAGATTTTACAAAACGCGGAAACAAGATACCCTACCATTGAAAAGCTAGCCTATGCTCTGGTAGTTACAGCGTGATGCCTAAGACATTATTTCCAAAGCTACAAGGTTGTGGTACGAACTAATCAACCGCTGCGACAAGTGTTAACACGACCCGTCCTTGCAGGAAGATTGAGAAAATGGTCCATAGAGTTGTCTGAACACGATATCGATTACCAAGCTCGAGGTTCAATAAAATCTCAAGTACTGGCTGATTTCGTCGCAGAATTCACCTCACTAGGCGAGATTTATTCAGAATGGGAGTTATATATGGATGGTGCTGCAAACGAAGACGGTAGGGGCAAATGTTAAATATTGTTCTAATAAAGGTTCACTTTCCTGAAAAATGCCATTTACCTGTTGAACGATGAGGAGGGAGTCACAATAGACTTCGATGTGTTGAATTTTGCTCTCTTTGGCTAGTCGTAGGCCAGCCAGAAGTGCTTCTTACTCGGATTGATTATTGCTTACTGTAAACATGTATTTTATTGATTGCTCGGTTGAGACTCCTTCGGTCTTTGAGAACAATACGACATTTAATTTAAtaattccaaaattttcaaatcaCACATATTCATCAGAGTGAAAACAATAGAGCTGGTATATTATCCAAATTAGCTACTTCAAGAAAAATAAACACACTATTGGAATTGTCACAAATAACCCTGGAACAACCTAGTATAGACAACAATTGTGTGCTGAGTTTGTCACAGGTAGAAGACTAGAGAACTCAATAtgtcaattttttgaaaaatggaaCAATACCAAAAACGGAGAGAAATCTGAAGGTATTCAAGAAAAAAGCAAGCTACTTTACCATCATTGGAAACGACCTCTATAGACGGGATTTTTCTCGGCCTCTGCTGAAGTGCTTAGGGGATGAAGATGCCGCCCTAGCAATGTCAGAAGCACACGAAGGCATCTGTGGCACACACATAGGGGGCCGAAGCCTGCCAGCAAAGTTATTAAGAGCAATGTATTACTAGCCGACCTTAAAGAAAGATTGCCTGGCGAAGGTCAAGCAGTGTGACAACTGTCAAAAGTGCGCCCCGGTAATACATAACCCAGCTGAGATGTTACACACATCCGAAGTCGGATGGCCATTCCATAGATGGGGGGGCTAGATATACTCTGTCCTTTTCCAATATCACAAGGCCAGATAAAATTTCTACTTATAGCAATCGACTACTttacaaaatggatagaagctCAACTGCTTGCCAGAATAACGGCAAAAAAGGTACAAAGTTTCATTTGGAAATTTATCATATGCCGATATGGATTGCCCATGGATATTGTTACTGATAATGGTAGACAATTTGCTGACAAGAAAATAGCGTCCTTTTTACAAAATCTAAACATCAAGCACCATTTTTCATCGGTCGAGCACCCTCAAACCAACGGGCTCGCCGAGGCAGCTATCAAGGTTATTTTGCAGGCATTAAAGAAAAAGTTAACTTTAGCTAAAGCTCAGTGGGCTGAACTCATGCCAGAGATACTCTGAGGATACAATACAACCCAACAAAGCTCGACCAAGGAAATGCCTTTCAAGTTAGTGTTCAGAGCCGATGCCATGATCCTAGTAGAAATATCCCAAGGATCAATCAGAGCTGATCACTTCGACGAGGATACGAATAATCAAATGAGAAGTGCCGAGATGGATATAATAGACGAAGAACGGCAAGAATCGAGGATACGGCAGGAATACAACAAGAAAGTTAGACCTCATCCATTACAACAAGGAGATCTCGTCCCCAGGCGTCTTGAAGATGTCCGAAGACCGCCAAGACAGGGCAAACTCGCCGCAAATTGGGAAGACCCCTACCGAATTTCACAAGTGCATGGCCGAGGTGCATACTCTCTAGAAGCCCTGGAAGGGATCGATTTACCGAACACTTGGAATATTTCCTCATTGCGACTGTATCATACCTGACTACCTATAAATATTTGAAGCTCGAAAGGTACTCCTTTTCCTACCACCGAGGTTTTTCTCTTACAGGGTTTTACTCggggaggttttaacgaggccgaccACTTCAAAATCTATCAAACACTATTCAGTTAATCAATGCAAACATTTCATATAAACAAGCATTTTATGTTCTAAACAGTATCCATGCAACTAGCTTAGCAACAAAACGTGTTGCAGATACATATACGATTATGGTTGTTTTTCATCAAAAAGTTCAACCAAAAGTCTAATTCTCAAACAAAATACATACTAAAAATCAAATTCATTTAACTGCATCTGCAGTTTCATGCTATACTCCCCCCCCCAAGGTTCATCATCAACTAATTGACCATTCACAACGATCTTAGTGACATCAAAACCACTAACGTCAAGATCAAGAGCAAAAATGCCAATTTGACTCAATGCACGATTGAACCCACCGGCAAACATCTCTAGCCCTTCATCTTCCAGCTCATGAACCCGAGATGTTAGTTTCCCCTTCTCGAGGTCTGCCTCCTTTAGCTGACCTTGTAGAGATCGGATTTGATCTTGCAAGCTTTCAATTTCAGTCTCCATATCCTTCATTTTTTTGTCAGATCAATGACCACTCCCTCTCTCTCCGCAACTGACTTCTCCAGTTTTTCAATCTTGTCCTTTTCAACCTTCTCTTCAGCACCAAGCAACTCTGTAGTTCGGCCAACACAGAGCAATCTCGTAGCAAGAATCTAACAAAGATACACACTTCATTAGCCAGGAAACCCAACCAAAATATCATGTAAATCAAATATGATAACATATACCTGTATATATTGACTGACCACTTCCTTTCTGACGTCCTTCAAGAGTTGAATGTCATTTGGGTTCTGAGCAACCCTATCAGCAAGAGCACCAGATGGGAATCGATCACTCCAGATCGATTCCACAGCACCGCCAGCCATGAAACCATGAAGACGCGATTGCTTCTTCACTCCGCTCTTAACCCCGAATTCGAATACTATGTCTACTCCAGACAAGATCTCTAAGGGCGGACTCcagatttttcctttttcctcctCGTGAGTGTGCACTAGATTGTGCAACATCAGCACCCGCGTCCTTGACAACTTTTTCAACAGAAGTTTCACCACTTCCTTTCTTTTTCTGGTCAAGAAAACTCCTCATCCTCACCGAGGATAAACTCGACACTTTCCCACCTGCACAAACGAAACACACAAAATTAAGTCATCCACATATAAGCAGTCCAAANNNNNNNNNNNNNNNNNNNNNNNNNNNNNNNNNNNNNNNNNNNNNNNNNNNNNNNNNNNNNNNNNNNNNNNNNNNNNNNNNNNNNNNNNNNNNNNNNNNNNNNNNNNNNNNNNNNNNNAACTACTCAAtccatcaatttcattttcaaatttcagaacttcagaaatacacaaCAATTTCCTGGCAGAAAAACACTCAATAAGATAATCTAAGAACAAGTCTTCTTTCTTGGACCTCTTAAAGACATCCAGAACCTGCATAGGTTCAGGACACCAGAAAAGGGGGAACTTCTTGCCCAATTCATCATCCAAGAAAAAAGGATACTCCTTTTGACAGGAGCAAACCTTTACAAacatttctttaaaatttttaaaagaggaTTTGTACAACACAAACAAGGAACGGCCTGGATAACTACTCAAATTTATCCAAAGACCTTTCCGGACACCCTTCGCTTGGAACAACGAAAAGAAAATTTCCAAAG carries:
- the LOC110263048 gene encoding uncharacterized protein LOC110263048, with protein sequence MLHNLVHTHEEEKGKIWSPPLEILSGVDIVFEFGVKSGVKKQSRLHGFMAGGAVESIWSDRFPSGALADRVAQNPNDIQLLKDVRKEVVSQYIQILATRLLCVGRTTELLGAEEKVEKDKIEKLEKSVAEREGVVIDLTKK